From Riemerella anatipestifer ATCC 11845 = DSM 15868, a single genomic window includes:
- a CDS encoding FixH family protein codes for MKNFKFTWAHGVVAALGSFILFILYLIFVFSHGQQNSELVSDNYYEDELAYQSVIDAKKNASTIENAPKYQQTPHGISIVFPSENNNQNTKIKFVLYRIDDQKLDVKKDMTLDVNNSFLIPKKVLVPGGYILKLMWTKDNKDYQIDYDLVWK; via the coding sequence ATGAAAAATTTTAAGTTCACTTGGGCACATGGAGTTGTAGCTGCATTAGGCTCGTTTATACTATTTATTCTTTATCTCATATTTGTATTCTCTCATGGGCAGCAGAATTCTGAATTGGTTTCGGATAATTATTATGAAGATGAACTAGCCTACCAAAGTGTAATAGATGCTAAGAAAAATGCGTCTACGATTGAGAATGCTCCTAAATATCAGCAAACACCTCATGGAATAAGTATCGTATTTCCTTCGGAGAATAATAATCAAAATACTAAAATAAAATTTGTTCTCTATAGAATAGATGACCAAAAGTTAGATGTAAAAAAGGACATGACTTTAGATGTTAATAATTCCTTTCTCATTCCTAAAAAGGTTTTAGTTCCAGGAGGCTATATTCTAAAACTAATGTGGACAAAAGATAACAAAGATTATCAAATAGACTACGACCTAGTATGGAAATAA
- the ccoG gene encoding cytochrome c oxidase accessory protein CcoG, producing MADKEVQGTGAVIEASTFRDSVGTMDNTGKRKWVYPKKPKGKFTDYRNYVSIFLLAIFFILPFIKINGNPFLLINILDREFFIVGQPFYPQDFFILALGAVTSIVFIILFTVVFGRIFCGWICPQTIFMENVFRKIEYWIEGDRNKQIKLDQQPWNSEKIRKRGLKWTIYIIISLVVTHFMFTYIVGYEEVFRIMKEGPIKYPTNFLVMLLFTAAFYLVFAWFREQVCTLVCPYGRLQGVLIDKQTINVYYDFKRGENRSKWRKNEDRAAEGKGDCIDCNQCVVVCPTGIDIRNGQQLECINCTACIDACNEVMEKVGLPKGLIRYATENEIEQGRRFKFTSRMKAYTAVLIALMTFVSFLLYNRGSMEAKFIKPAGSTFFISDNEITNTYNYTLLNKSSKDYVVTFKVLEPANGVIKYGGSSKIVLKRDKMEKGTVNISFPKKEIKLSKQNLVIGVYDKDGKLLTTFETYFEGEFNLQF from the coding sequence ATGGCTGATAAAGAAGTACAAGGCACAGGAGCTGTAATAGAAGCTTCCACCTTCCGTGATTCTGTAGGAACCATGGATAACACAGGGAAAAGAAAATGGGTATATCCCAAGAAACCCAAAGGTAAGTTTACTGATTATAGGAACTATGTTAGTATTTTTTTATTAGCCATATTTTTTATTCTTCCGTTTATTAAAATAAACGGAAATCCATTTCTTCTAATAAATATCCTTGATAGAGAGTTCTTTATTGTAGGACAACCTTTTTATCCTCAGGATTTTTTCATTCTCGCTCTAGGAGCAGTCACTTCTATAGTGTTCATCATTCTATTTACCGTTGTTTTTGGAAGAATATTCTGCGGTTGGATTTGCCCACAAACCATTTTTATGGAAAATGTATTCCGTAAGATAGAATATTGGATTGAGGGCGACAGAAACAAGCAAATAAAACTAGACCAACAGCCTTGGAATTCTGAAAAAATAAGAAAAAGAGGGCTTAAATGGACAATCTATATCATTATTTCTTTGGTTGTAACTCATTTTATGTTCACGTACATTGTAGGTTACGAAGAGGTTTTTAGAATAATGAAAGAAGGTCCTATAAAATACCCTACCAACTTTTTGGTAATGCTACTTTTCACCGCAGCCTTTTATTTAGTATTCGCTTGGTTTAGAGAACAGGTATGTACACTTGTTTGTCCATACGGAAGACTACAAGGTGTTCTTATAGATAAGCAAACCATCAATGTTTACTACGATTTTAAGAGAGGTGAAAATCGTTCTAAATGGCGTAAGAATGAAGACAGAGCTGCCGAAGGTAAAGGAGACTGTATTGATTGTAACCAATGTGTAGTAGTATGTCCAACGGGAATAGATATTAGAAATGGACAACAATTAGAATGTATTAATTGTACGGCATGTATAGATGCTTGTAATGAAGTTATGGAAAAGGTGGGCTTACCTAAAGGGCTGATAAGATACGCTACCGAAAATGAAATAGAACAAGGTAGAAGGTTTAAATTCACCTCTAGAATGAAAGCTTACACTGCAGTTTTAATAGCATTGATGACTTTTGTATCGTTCCTTTTATACAATAGAGGAAGTATGGAGGCTAAATTTATTAAACCTGCTGGAAGTACATTCTTTATATCTGATAACGAAATTACCAACACTTACAATTACACCTTGCTTAATAAGTCTAGCAAGGACTATGTAGTAACCTTTAAAGTTTTAGAACCTGCTAATGGCGTTATAAAATATGGAGGTTCTAGCAAAATAGTATTAAAGAGAGATAAAATGGAAAAGGGAACGGTAAATATTAGCTTCCCTAAAAAAGAAATAAAACTTTCTAAACAGAATTTAGTAATTGGTGTCTATGATAAAGACGGCAAGTTACTCACTACTTTTGAAACTTATTTTGAAGGAGAATTTAATTTGCAATTTTAA
- a CDS encoding sulfite exporter TauE/SafE family protein, translating into MEITLIIAALTLGFTTGLHCIGMCGPIALSLGLSRKKQVNFHLQNITYQLGRIFTYSILGILLGLIGEGFQLAGVQGWLTIFAGIILIIMALFSFGNGDFASKIPFLSKFLLKIKLNLGKLLSKTDYSSRFLTGVLNGFLPCGMVYVALAASLAAGGAIQGGLFMMLFGLGTFPFMFITVLLGNMLNIATRNKILKIMPVVMLILGGLFILRGLELGIPYLSPKKEALSIENKMSPENKGHHSCH; encoded by the coding sequence ATGGAAATAACTCTCATCATAGCAGCACTTACTTTGGGTTTCACAACAGGACTCCATTGTATTGGTATGTGCGGACCTATAGCTCTTTCTTTAGGACTTTCAAGAAAAAAACAGGTTAACTTTCATCTTCAAAATATAACCTATCAATTAGGAAGAATTTTCACTTATTCTATATTGGGAATTTTACTAGGACTAATTGGAGAAGGCTTTCAGCTAGCGGGAGTTCAAGGTTGGCTTACCATTTTTGCAGGAATCATTTTAATCATAATGGCTCTTTTTTCTTTCGGGAACGGAGATTTTGCTTCTAAAATACCTTTTCTCTCGAAATTTCTATTAAAAATAAAACTCAACCTAGGAAAATTATTATCCAAAACCGATTACTCCTCAAGGTTTTTAACAGGAGTGCTTAATGGCTTTTTACCATGTGGAATGGTTTATGTAGCCTTGGCAGCATCTCTAGCAGCTGGTGGAGCTATACAAGGAGGATTATTTATGATGTTATTTGGACTAGGAACTTTCCCTTTTATGTTTATTACTGTTTTATTAGGTAACATGCTTAATATAGCTACTAGAAATAAAATCCTAAAAATAATGCCTGTAGTAATGCTTATCTTGGGTGGGCTCTTTATACTAAGAGGTTTAGAGTTAGGAATCCCTTATTTATCACCAAAGAAAGAAGCTCTTAGCATAGAAAACAAAATGTCCCCTGAAAACAAGGGACATCATAGTTGTCATTAA
- a CDS encoding c-type cytochrome yields the protein MKQRTPVYVNILVILTILFIVYYMFVQNASFITSPYFWGTVVISVILAMIHGAIGDLIENQNFAKLSDEAKKAYLEEKKIPYWKRLWDSAFKKQSVSEEKDIIIDHGFDGIMELDNQLPKWWLGLFWLGFAYLVIYIVAFSFTDFAHPDKEYEVEHKEQLASIEQWMKDTPPPTIDNAVYSADNIAEGEEIFKTNCVSCHGDGGRGGIGPNLTDNHWINHTENSVFRQIFYMVENGSPNNPAMQAFGKNGILTGFDIEKVAAYVYHINQEKAPITQSEGGAIPQGDEVEWEN from the coding sequence ATGAAACAAAGAACGCCCGTTTATGTGAACATTTTAGTAATACTTACAATATTATTTATTGTGTATTATATGTTCGTTCAGAATGCCTCTTTTATTACTTCACCTTACTTTTGGGGAACGGTAGTTATTAGTGTCATTTTAGCAATGATACATGGTGCTATTGGAGATTTAATTGAAAATCAAAACTTCGCTAAACTTTCTGATGAGGCTAAAAAGGCTTACTTAGAAGAGAAGAAAATACCTTACTGGAAAAGACTTTGGGATAGTGCTTTCAAAAAGCAGTCTGTATCCGAGGAGAAAGATATTATTATAGATCACGGTTTTGATGGTATTATGGAGCTAGACAACCAGTTACCTAAATGGTGGTTAGGATTATTTTGGTTGGGATTTGCATATCTAGTTATCTATATTGTAGCATTCTCTTTCACAGACTTTGCACACCCAGACAAAGAGTATGAAGTGGAGCATAAAGAACAACTTGCAAGTATAGAACAATGGATGAAAGATACCCCTCCTCCTACAATTGATAACGCTGTATATTCTGCAGATAACATTGCTGAAGGGGAGGAGATTTTCAAAACTAACTGTGTATCTTGCCATGGAGATGGAGGAAGAGGTGGTATAGGTCCTAATCTTACAGATAATCATTGGATAAACCATACAGAAAACTCTGTATTTAGGCAAATATTCTATATGGTAGAAAATGGATCACCTAATAATCCTGCAATGCAAGCTTTCGGAAAAAATGGTATCTTAACAGGATTTGATATAGAAAAAGTAGCAGCTTATGTTTACCATATCAATCAAGAAAAAGCTCCTATCACTCAGTCCGAAGGAGGTGCAATACCTCAAGGTGATGAAGTGGAGTGGGAGAACTAG
- a CDS encoding UDP-glucose dehydrogenase family protein, with product MNITIVGTGYVGLVTGTTLAELGNTVYCVDIDEKKVEGMKKGIVPIYEPNLEEMFLRNIQAQRLFFTTNLKEAVDQSEVIYLALPTPPGEDGSADLSYVLKVANDIGDIITEYKVIVNKSTVPVGTADKVRSAIAAKTQIPFDVVSNPEFLREGFAVEDSMNPARVVVGSSSEKAREIMAKIYQPFTNTGVPIIFMDEKSSELTKYAANSFLAVKITFMNEIANFCERVGADVDKVRLGMGSDDRIGHRFLFPGIGYGGSCFPKDVKALIKSGKEADFNFQILEATENVNQNQKVILVSEIEKYFGGNLKCKKIALWGLAFKANTDDIREASSLDNIKILLEKGATITAYDAIAESNVKKVLGDKITYASDMYSALEGADALLIATEWSEFKNPNFDLMAEKMNGKAIFDGRNMFALEQVEGTGFYYKSIGRKTLG from the coding sequence ATGAATATTACTATAGTGGGTACTGGCTATGTAGGATTAGTTACAGGTACAACATTGGCAGAACTAGGAAATACAGTTTACTGTGTTGACATAGATGAAAAAAAGGTTGAGGGAATGAAAAAAGGTATCGTTCCTATTTATGAGCCTAATTTAGAGGAAATGTTTTTGAGAAACATTCAAGCACAGAGATTATTTTTTACTACCAATTTAAAAGAAGCTGTTGACCAAAGTGAAGTGATTTATTTAGCTTTGCCAACGCCTCCAGGGGAAGATGGCTCAGCAGATTTGTCCTATGTCCTTAAAGTAGCTAACGATATAGGCGATATTATTACAGAATATAAAGTTATTGTTAATAAATCCACAGTGCCTGTAGGAACGGCAGATAAAGTTAGAAGTGCTATAGCTGCTAAGACTCAAATACCGTTTGATGTGGTATCTAATCCAGAGTTTCTTAGGGAAGGTTTTGCGGTGGAAGACTCCATGAATCCTGCTAGAGTAGTGGTGGGAAGTTCTTCTGAAAAGGCGAGAGAGATTATGGCAAAAATATATCAGCCATTTACCAATACGGGTGTTCCGATTATTTTTATGGATGAAAAATCTTCGGAACTTACAAAGTATGCAGCTAATTCTTTCTTAGCAGTTAAAATTACTTTTATGAACGAAATCGCAAATTTCTGCGAAAGAGTAGGAGCTGATGTAGATAAGGTAAGGCTAGGAATGGGCAGTGATGATAGGATAGGACACCGTTTCTTATTCCCTGGTATTGGGTATGGTGGTAGCTGCTTTCCTAAAGATGTAAAGGCATTGATAAAATCTGGTAAAGAAGCTGATTTTAATTTCCAAATATTAGAAGCGACTGAAAATGTAAACCAAAATCAAAAAGTTATTTTGGTGTCAGAAATAGAAAAATATTTTGGAGGGAATCTAAAATGTAAAAAGATAGCACTTTGGGGCTTGGCTTTTAAAGCGAATACAGATGATATTAGAGAGGCTTCTTCTTTAGATAATATTAAAATTTTATTAGAAAAAGGAGCTACAATTACAGCTTATGATGCGATAGCAGAGTCTAATGTGAAAAAAGTGCTGGGAGATAAAATAACCTATGCAAGTGATATGTATTCTGCATTAGAAGGAGCTGATGCTTTATTGATAGCTACGGAATGGTCAGAATTTAAAAATCCTAACTTTGATTTGATGGCAGAAAAAATGAACGGTAAAGCTATTTTTGATGGTAGAAATATGTTTGCCTTAGAACAAGTAGAAGGAACAGGTTTCTATTATAAGAGTATAGGTAGAAAGACTTTAGGGTAA
- a CDS encoding CcoQ/FixQ family Cbb3-type cytochrome c oxidase assembly chaperone: MIPQNFKDILSNTEGTGFYQSLALIIFIIFFIGVVYYVMSKPKKFYQDEANAPLDDEIQNSSKN; the protein is encoded by the coding sequence ATGATACCACAAAACTTTAAAGATATATTGTCTAATACAGAAGGTACTGGCTTTTACCAAAGCCTAGCACTTATCATATTCATAATATTTTTTATAGGAGTGGTATATTATGTAATGAGTAAACCTAAAAAGTTTTATCAAGACGAAGCTAATGCTCCTTTAGATGATGAAATACAAAACAGTTCTAAAAATTAA